A genomic region of Eucalyptus grandis isolate ANBG69807.140 chromosome 5, ASM1654582v1, whole genome shotgun sequence contains the following coding sequences:
- the LOC104446890 gene encoding phospholipase A1-IIgamma: protein MTNALDIVPFIPPIRYYHVGEQLLVDSRKSPDLKSLYSGMTGAVAIGHMLETCLHLIAGTQGIDSNEFNVDKRRGIELVNKGMDALKYERKIPAYWWVAKNKNMVQDEVTGDWSLAPPYIPPPPEDN from the coding sequence ATGACCAACGCCCTTGATATCGTTCCCTTCATCCCTCCAATCAGATATTACCACGTCGGAGAACAGCTGCTGGTCGACTCGCGCAAGTCCCCGGACCTGAAGTCTCTCTACAGCGGTATGACTGGCGCCGTGGCAATCGGGCATATGTTGGAGACGTGCCTGCATCTAATCGCGGGCACACAAGGCATCGATAGCAACGAATTCAATGTTGACAAGCGTCGCGGGATTGAGCTGGTGAACAAGGGAATGGATGCTCTGAagtatgaaagaaaaattccggCCTATTGGTGGGTAGcgaagaacaagaacatggTCCAAGATGAGGTCACTGGAGACTGGAGCTTGGCCCCTCCGTACATCCCACCTCCACCAGAAGATAATTAG